The genomic segment AACACTTCTATCCCTTATTTTATAAAGTTTCTACCCAGTTGTCAATTCCATCTTATATCATTTATTAAACCTTTTAACTCCAACACCGGCTTCTTCCAGCATAGAGGCTGATAATTCATCCGGATAAGAGCCGCCAATTATTATCTCATCGATACCAGCATTAATAATCATCTTAGCACAGACTACACAGGGCTGATGAGTACAGTAAAGAGTTGCCCCATCAATAGAAGTTCCATGTAAAGCAGCCTGAATAATAGCATTCTGTTCAGCATGCAGTCCGCGGCATAATTCATGTCGCTGGCCGGAAGGTATATTCCGTTCTTCTCTAATACAGCCGGTTTCGCTGCAGTGTTTTAGACCGCTGGGCGCACCGTTATAACCTGTAGCCAAAACTCTTCCTTCCTTCACCAACAAAGCCCCTACCTTTCTTCGCAAGCAAGTAGAACGTTTAGCCACAACTGAAGTAAGTTCCATAAAGTATTGGTCCCAGCTAGGTCTATCATCTACCTCTGGTTCTTCTATGCTATTTAGTTCCATAGAGTCTATCACCAGCATCGCCTAAACCAGGTACAATATAGGCATGATCATTTAACTTTTCATCTATTGCCGGAGTATAGATATCCACATCAGGATGTGCTTCCTGCAGTCTCTCTACTCCTTCAGGAGCTGCAATCAAACAGACAAACTTGATATTCTTACCGCCGCGGTCCTTAACAAACTGGATTCCAGCTTCAGCTGAACCGCCGGTTGCCAACATAGGGTCGACTACAAGCAATTCTCTATTCTCTATATCGGCTGGCATCTTACAGTAATACTCTACCGGTTCTAAAGTATCTGGATCTCGATAAAGACCAACATGTCCTACCTTAGCTGCCGGAATTAATTTCAAAATACCATCTACCATACCTAAACCGGCCCGCAGAATAGGTACTATACCTAATTTCTTACCAGCAATAACCTGAGATTCAGTCTTTGTTACCGGCGTTTCAACCTCAACATCACATAAAGGAAGATCACGAGTAACTTCATAAGCTAATAATGTAGAAACTTCTTCAACTAATTCCCTAAACATCTTAGATCCTGTGCTTTTATCGCGGATATGTGTTAATTTATGCTGGATTAATGGATGCTCAATAACATGGACTTCACTCATTATTTATTTCCCCCTTAGCCTATTTTTGGTGTAATGGAAACTTAGCTGTTAATTCTTTGACTTCCTCTTTTACTTCTGCTTTTATTTCTTCATCATCTATATTATTTAAAACTTTAACAATTAAGCTACCGATCCTTTTCATCTCTTCTTCTTCCATTCCTCTAGTCGTTACTGCCGGGGTTCCGATTCTGATGCCGCTAGTTACTTTAGGACTTCTCTCTTCAAAAGGAACAGTATTCTTGTTAACTGTAATACCTACTTCATCCAATGCCTCTTCTGCTGCCAGGCCGGTAATCTCTTTGTCAGTTAGATTAACTAATAATAGATGATTATCTGTACCATTAGATACTAACTTATAACCGCCGCTTTTGATCTCCTCAGCTAAAGCTTGGGCATTATCAATAATCTGCTGCTGATAATCATTAAATTCCGGCCGTAGAGCTTCCTTAAAGGCAACAGCCTTAGCAGCGATAATATGCATCAATGGACCGCCCTGAATTCCAGGAAATATAGCTTTATCGATCTGTGAAGCAAACTCTTCTTGGCAGAGAATCATACCTGCTCTTGGTCCGCGCAGAGTCTTGTGTGTAGTAGTTGTTACAAATTCAGCATATTCTACCGGATTAGAATGTAGGTCAGCAGCAATCAATCCAGCAATATGGGCCATATCAACCATCAAGTAAGCCCCTACTTCATCAGCTACCTCTCTGAACTTAGCAAAATCTATTTCCCGGGGATAGGCACTGGCTCCAGCAACAATAAGCTTGGGCTGATGCTCCTTAGCCAATTCAAGTAACTGGTCATAATCTATCCTTTCTGTCTCTTTGTTAACACCATAACTTACAAAGTTAAACTGCTTACCAGAAAAGTTAACCTTGCTGCCGTGGGTTAAATGTCCGCCGTGGGTTAAATCCATACCCAGAACTGTATCTCCATGTTCTAGGACTGCAAAGTAAACAGCAGCATTGGCCTGAGAACCAGAGTGAGGTTGGACATTGGCATGGTCAGCCCCAAATAATTCCTTAGCCCGACTGATAGCCAGCTTTTCAGCCTCATCTATAACTCCACAACCGCCGTAATACCGAGCATCCGGATATCCTTCAGCATACTTATTAGTCAAAACAGTTCCCATAGCTGCCAATACAGCTTCACTAACAAAGTTCTCCGAAGCAATTAATTCTATTGTCCCTTTCTGTCTTTCTTCTTCTTTGGCCACAACCTCTGCTATTTCAGAATCTATTTCTTCTAACTGTTTTACATTGTTTTCATTCATAAGTATCAATCCTTTCTATCATCACTATTCAATCTCTTTAATCTTATTAATCCTTCTGGCATGTCTGCCGCCGTGGAATTCAGTATCCAGCCATACCTTGACTATTTCCAAAGCCAACTGTTTACCTATTACTCTATCTCCCATTGTTAAGAGATTGGAGTCATTATGTTCTCTAGTAGCCTTAGCCGAAAATATATCATGGCATAAAGCAGCTCTGACACCTTTGAACTTATTGGCAGTGATTGACATTCCAATTCCGGTTCCACAGATTAAGATTCCGCGTTCATACTTACCTTCTGATACAGCTTCAGCTACTGGAATTGCAATATCAGGATAATCAACTGAATCGGTAGAATAGGCTCCAAAGTCCTTATAATCTATTCTAGCTTCCTCTAAGTATCTCTTTACTTCTTCTTTTAATTCATACCCTCCGTGATCACTTCCTAAAGCTACTTTCATAATTTCAACCTCCATGCAGTTATTCAATCTTCTCCAATAATAACTTGATATATTCCTCTAATTCTTCAGCACATTGCCGATAAACAGAAGCTGGTTGTCCAAATGGATCACTTATATCTAGATTCTGAACTTTACTCTGTAAAGTATTCAATCTTTCTTTATCCTCTGCTATCTCGTCGGATAATTCTCCTTCTAATCGGTTTAACTCATCCTCTACTTCTCCAATCTCCTGAATTAATTCTTGATGCCTCTTCCGTAACCGTTCAATCTTAGCTCCCTTTTCATCTAAAAACTTCTCCCGTTGATTGCTGATGCGTTTATAAATTTCATCTATCTCATCTGTTATCTCCTCTAACTCATCTATCTCCTCTACAAATTCTTTTAAGGTAAAGACTTTATTTTCACTGTCAGCAAACATATTAAGGATTGAATTCTTATGTTGATGGGTCATTGTCAATATTAAATCAGATGTTCTTACTAAATCTTCAGTCAGTTTTTGGGATTGATGGTCTGAAATATCTATCCCCTTTTCGGACATTATCTGTTCTGCTTGTGGAGCAGCATTCTTACCGTTGACAGCTGAAACTCCTGCTGACATAACTTCATATTCTTCTGATTTATCTAGGTCTCTAAAGATATATTCTGCCATGCTACTGCGGCATGTATTCCCTGTACAGACAAATAATATATTTACCCCCATTGCTCACCCCCCAATACTGTTAAAATCATAAAATAAGCAGCCTATACCCTAATCACCTGATAGCCAGCAGCTTTTCGTAATCTATTCATAATAGCTAAGCCTAATCCCTGGTTAGATACTCCTTCTATTAATATAATGTCTACTCCTGAGTCATCAAAGCTGCGCAAAAGCCTAAATAGATTAGCACTTATAACCGATAATTTATCTCTACTTCCCATAACCTGGACTTGGCCTGCAGTATAGAAGTTACTATTCTCCTCTGTAGCCATAATTCCAACCTGATATCCTTCAGCCAAGTATTCATCGGCTAATTTAGTAATCTTGTGGGCTATTCTTTCAGCTTCTCCCTCTACTAAGATCACATCTGCTTCTGGCGAATAATGTTTGTACTTCATGCCGGGAGCTAAAGCTGATTTATTTTCTGATTCTAGCTCGGCTTTAACAGCTGAATCAATATCAACCTCACCCAATACCTCTGTCAGTTCCTGATAGGTAATACCGCCAGGCCTAAGCAGAGTAGGTCGATCTTCAACTAAACTGATAACTGTAGATTCAACACCGACTCCAGTCTGTCCGCCGTCAATTATAGCTTCGATTCTACCACCCAGATCAGTAACAACATGCTGGGCTAAAGTCGGACTTGGACGGCCGGATAGATTAGCACTAGGAGCAGCTACTGGCAGTTGACAGCGATTCAATAAATCTAAGGCTACTTTATGATCAGGCAGTCTAACTGCTATCGTATCAAGACCGCCAGTAGTTATATCAGGAACTATCTCCTTCTTCTTTAAGACTAAAGTTAAAGGGCCCGGCCAGAATCTATCACTCAATAATTTAACCTGGTTCGGTACTTTTAATACTAATTTATCTAATTGTGATAAAGAAGCTATATGTACTATTAATGGATTATCTGCCGGTCTTCCTTTAGCAGTAAAGATTTTATTCACTGCTTCAGCATCTAAAGCATTAGCCCCTAATCCATAAACAGTCTCTGTTGGAAAGGCTACTAATCCTCCATCTGTCAAGATACTGCTGCATTCCGAAATAGCATTTCTATCATCTAAATTGAATAACCTTGTCCCCTTAATTACTTCCATTGAACCTACTACCCTTCCTTCCATCTAAAGCCTTTTCTCCTAAGATAACTCTAGGAACCTCAGCATAATCATCAATAACTGTTAAATTAATAAAATTATTTTCTTCAAGCAGTTGATAAACAGATTTTGACTGCTGATTTCCAACTTCAAATCCTATTATCCCTCCATCTGTCAGTAGCTGTTCGGTCTCAGAAATGATCTGACGGTAAAAGTCAATCCCATTTTCTCCAGCTTTAAGGGCAATCTCTGGTTCATACTGCAGTTCCGGCTCTAATTCCTGCAACTCTTTATCGGCTATATAAGGGGGATTAGAGATAATAATATCAGGCTTTAAATTCAGTTCTTTAACTGGATTTAAAAGATCTCCCACCAAAAACTGAATTTGATTCTGAACCTGGTGTAATTTGGCATTATCTTTAGCTACTGCAAGAGCCTCTTGTGAAACATCAGTTCCAATATAATTAATCTCAAGCGGAACATCTGCTAATTCTTTGGCTAAACTGATAATAATAGCTCCGCTGCCGGTACAGAGATCAATAACTGTCAATTTTTCTCTTTTATCGGCTAATTTATTAACTCTTTGGATTACAGCTTCCACTAAGTGTTCTGTTTCCGGTCTTGGAATCAATACATCCTCATTAACCTTAAATTTCAATGACATAAATTCCTGATAACCGATTATATAGGCTACCGGCATCCGCTTAGCCCGCTGAATCACCCGCTGGCGGTATTGATTGATCTCTACTTCAGTTAAAGGACGGTCGAAGTTAACATACAGCTTAATGCGCTCCATATCCAATAAATCTGCTAATAATACCTCAGCATCCAGGCGGGCTGTTTCAATCCCATGCTCTTTAAAGTAATCAGTAGTTTTCTTTAAAATCTTCTTAATTGTCAACCGTTCTGTCAACCTATGCCACCTACTTCCTTAACTATACATCTGTTCTAACTTCTCAGTCTGATCGGCTGTTACTAATTCATCTACCAGTTCATCGATCTCTCCATCAAGAATACTCTCCATCTGGTGAGTAGTTAAATTAATTCTGTGGTCTGTAATTCTTCCTTGAGGAAAGTTATAGGTTCTAATCCGTTCACTTCTACCGCCGCTTCCAATCTGCATCTTACGCTTTTCTGCCTCTTCAGCCTGCTTTTCTGCTTCTATCTTTTCCTGAATTCTGGATCTTAAAACCCGCATTGCCTTTCTTTTATTCTTATGCTGGGACTTTTCATCCTGACAGGAAACTACAACCCCTGTCGGTTCATGAGTAATCCTGACAGCTGAATCAGTAGTATTTACACTCTGGCCGCCGGGACCGCTGGAACGATAGGTCTCAATCGTTAAGTCATTCTGATTAATCTCGATATCCACATCTTCTGCCTCCGGCAGTACAGCAACTGTTGCCGTAGAAGTATGGATCCGACCGCTTGATT from the Acetohalobium arabaticum DSM 5501 genome contains:
- a CDS encoding deoxycytidylate deaminase, with the protein product MELNSIEEPEVDDRPSWDQYFMELTSVVAKRSTCLRRKVGALLVKEGRVLATGYNGAPSGLKHCSETGCIREERNIPSGQRHELCRGLHAEQNAIIQAALHGTSIDGATLYCTHQPCVVCAKMIINAGIDEIIIGGSYPDELSASMLEEAGVGVKRFNK
- the upp gene encoding uracil phosphoribosyltransferase, with the protein product MSEVHVIEHPLIQHKLTHIRDKSTGSKMFRELVEEVSTLLAYEVTRDLPLCDVEVETPVTKTESQVIAGKKLGIVPILRAGLGMVDGILKLIPAAKVGHVGLYRDPDTLEPVEYYCKMPADIENRELLVVDPMLATGGSAEAGIQFVKDRGGKNIKFVCLIAAPEGVERLQEAHPDVDIYTPAIDEKLNDHAYIVPGLGDAGDRLYGTK
- the glyA gene encoding serine hydroxymethyltransferase; the protein is MNENNVKQLEEIDSEIAEVVAKEEERQKGTIELIASENFVSEAVLAAMGTVLTNKYAEGYPDARYYGGCGVIDEAEKLAISRAKELFGADHANVQPHSGSQANAAVYFAVLEHGDTVLGMDLTHGGHLTHGSKVNFSGKQFNFVSYGVNKETERIDYDQLLELAKEHQPKLIVAGASAYPREIDFAKFREVADEVGAYLMVDMAHIAGLIAADLHSNPVEYAEFVTTTTHKTLRGPRAGMILCQEEFASQIDKAIFPGIQGGPLMHIIAAKAVAFKEALRPEFNDYQQQIIDNAQALAEEIKSGGYKLVSNGTDNHLLLVNLTDKEITGLAAEEALDEVGITVNKNTVPFEERSPKVTSGIRIGTPAVTTRGMEEEEMKRIGSLIVKVLNNIDDEEIKAEVKEEVKELTAKFPLHQK
- the rpiB gene encoding ribose 5-phosphate isomerase B, with protein sequence MKVALGSDHGGYELKEEVKRYLEEARIDYKDFGAYSTDSVDYPDIAIPVAEAVSEGKYERGILICGTGIGMSITANKFKGVRAALCHDIFSAKATREHNDSNLLTMGDRVIGKQLALEIVKVWLDTEFHGGRHARRINKIKEIE
- a CDS encoding low molecular weight protein arginine phosphatase → MGVNILFVCTGNTCRSSMAEYIFRDLDKSEEYEVMSAGVSAVNGKNAAPQAEQIMSEKGIDISDHQSQKLTEDLVRTSDLILTMTHQHKNSILNMFADSENKVFTLKEFVEEIDELEEITDEIDEIYKRISNQREKFLDEKGAKIERLRKRHQELIQEIGEVEDELNRLEGELSDEIAEDKERLNTLQSKVQNLDISDPFGQPASVYRQCAEELEEYIKLLLEKIE
- a CDS encoding L-threonylcarbamoyladenylate synthase produces the protein MEVIKGTRLFNLDDRNAISECSSILTDGGLVAFPTETVYGLGANALDAEAVNKIFTAKGRPADNPLIVHIASLSQLDKLVLKVPNQVKLLSDRFWPGPLTLVLKKKEIVPDITTGGLDTIAVRLPDHKVALDLLNRCQLPVAAPSANLSGRPSPTLAQHVVTDLGGRIEAIIDGGQTGVGVESTVISLVEDRPTLLRPGGITYQELTEVLGEVDIDSAVKAELESENKSALAPGMKYKHYSPEADVILVEGEAERIAHKITKLADEYLAEGYQVGIMATEENSNFYTAGQVQVMGSRDKLSVISANLFRLLRSFDDSGVDIILIEGVSNQGLGLAIMNRLRKAAGYQVIRV
- the prmC gene encoding peptide chain release factor N(5)-glutamine methyltransferase, whose translation is MTERLTIKKILKKTTDYFKEHGIETARLDAEVLLADLLDMERIKLYVNFDRPLTEVEINQYRQRVIQRAKRMPVAYIIGYQEFMSLKFKVNEDVLIPRPETEHLVEAVIQRVNKLADKREKLTVIDLCTGSGAIIISLAKELADVPLEINYIGTDVSQEALAVAKDNAKLHQVQNQIQFLVGDLLNPVKELNLKPDIIISNPPYIADKELQELEPELQYEPEIALKAGENGIDFYRQIISETEQLLTDGGIIGFEVGNQQSKSVYQLLEENNFINLTVIDDYAEVPRVILGEKALDGRKGSRFNGSN